Below is a window of Andrena cerasifolii isolate SP2316 chromosome 5, iyAndCera1_principal, whole genome shotgun sequence DNA.
cgtgcGTTGACTGATCCGTTAATTGATTTACCATAGACATAGTCTGAACCTGAGACGTCCCGCTGACTATTTGGCTACCAAGTATCGCGGAATTGATCGCCTGAAAAGTAATTTCATTCTGTGATACTGGCGCTACAACACTCGCGTAGATAATCTTCACTGAAAACAACGTAATATTACCTGTAACGGTAATTGCTGTACAGCGGACATTTGAGATTGTTGTACCTGGCTCATTTGAGACGTGGTGGCAACCCCGACACCGACCCCGACGCCGCCTACTGACACCACAGGCATAATCGGCCGTTCCCCGCTGAGAACTACGccttgttgctgttgctgttgtaGAGTCATGTTTGCTGTAAAGAAGGGAAACGTAAAAGTCAGATATCTGGAACTATATGAAAAAAAACTCTAAAGACAAAACTTGGAACGCTATCTCACTCATCATGGGTTTAGGCTGTATTTGCTGTTGCGACGGTTGCACCTGCGACTGCTGATACTGCTGTTGCATCTGGTGTTGCTGCTGCGTGTGCTGTTTCTGTTGAATGAAAACTTGTTGATGTTGCTGCTGCATCGTTTGttgcggctgctgctgctgttgctgcggtGATTGCAGCGGTTTACCGCGACCTTTACCGCTATTGCCGCTTCCTTTTCCACTCTAAATTatagaacataaaaaaaaagagacttTATTATATGAAAACCGAAATGTCGATATAAATCTGGTTCGCGCGACTCGTTAATCGCACCGGTTGAATCTCTCTTTCAACCGGTGCTTCTAATTATAGTAACCTGTACATGTACCGTGGCTTGTACTCCGTGAACGGTTTGCGTAGAAACAGAACTAGCCGCTCTTATATTGGCAGCCTGCACCGCTTGCAGGGAGGACGGTAGAATACTCAGTGGTCGTTGTCCACCTGTGCTCTGCTTAccctgctgctgttgctgttgctgtatATCCATTACCTTTGGTTTCCCGCCAGCTGCAGCGATCTGCTGCACGCCCTGGATCTGTTGTTGCGTAGCTAACGCTATGCAGGAACAAGAGTAAGCTAATCTTGGGTAAGCAGTGCATGATCGTTTGACGTGGATATTAAACTTACCGTTATGAGCTTGGAGTGGTTGTGGGCTTTGTATGTACATGTCTTGCTGTGCAGGGCCTCTAATAAATATCTGATTCGTGAGGAGTGCTGGTGGTTGTATCCCCGTCCAAGCAACTTGCGGCGTAAACTGCCATGGAGCAAATTGCATGCCGCCCCTGCCGCCAGACGGTGTAGCCGCTGTACATGTTGTATACTACGGATATTAGAAACAACACACAAAATGTTACATAGGCGGAAGATATAAGAGGATTACTAACTGCTAGAAAATCAAATTACAGCAAAGAGTCGACACCTTTTGTACTTGGTCTTGTTTGTTCGCAgactgctgttgctgctgctgttgtaaGGACGGAGGAGGTTGCGGGGAACCGAGCACTCCTAGTTGTCCGAATACCAAAGTCTGCCCAGCCCCAGGCGTAGCAGAGGTAGGCACTGGCAGGTAACCCGTAGGGAACCCTTGCACTTTAGTTCCCCCAGCTGACGGATGACCACCACCTTGGCCCTGCGTCGACGCGGTGGTTAACATATGGGGCGTCAATTGAGCGGCAGACTGAAATGGCTTTCCAGCCGTTATGACCTGTAAAGCATCCTACTTAGGGAAGGATTTGAATGTTTTAAGAGTACGATACGTCATGGGTGTGTTTAGATACCTGTATAGAAGATGGATTGATGCCCGCAGGATGGAGTGCTAAGTTTCCTGGCATGAGCAACGGCGTCCCTTGAGTATTATAAAGTTGCTGTAAGTGATATGCTTGACTTTGCATGGGTTGCTGAATAACCTGCACCGCTTGCGGATGCGCAGCCATGGTGGTTATAGTCGTTGCTCCTTGCTGACCGGACAGTGTCATGGATACACCTCCGACACCTTGCTGCGGATGTTGCATTGATACTGCAACAGCACCCTACAAATTTACAAAGTTGCTCATTTAAAATATCtagattacactagtttacaaaataaaaaaagaattgcacagcagatgccactatttttttcttatgtaaaatggcccattaattccgaaaataagatctaaaaaaaattctatggatacgatttcgagatatcgacaggtgaactttttacctgtcgatatttcgaaaccgtatccatagaaaattttttggaccttattttcgaaatcagcgggccattttacacaagaaaaaaatagtggcatctagTGCGCAAAATGGCAGTAAACTAGTGTTATCGTTGGTCGATAGAACGCTGCGTTATTCTTAAAACAGAAAAGTCTACTAGCAAGCGAATGGTTTACCTGTTGCTGGGGCATAATTGCTGCTACCTGTGGTTGCACCTGCACCTGAGTGGGAACAACATTGTGGGGTCCATTGTTAGACTGTTGCTGTTGagactgttgctgctgctgctgttgctgctgctgctgctgctgaacttgctgttGTACTTGTTGCTGAACCTGCTGCTGAACCTGCATTTGTTGCTGCGATTGCACTTGCTGCTGaatctgctgctgctgctgcggttGAACTTGTTGAGATTGTACTTGTTGCTGTGCTTGCTGCTAGGGGtgatacaaaaaccgacttttgaaaaaaaaaacagttttcgaattccactattctccaaaaaccggttgaaccggttttctaattttcacaaaaaaaatataattaaaatagtaaataaatatttcaaccaGAAAAGGAAAAGCGAAAGGTGGTATTTTAACAGGGGTGAAGATAGAATGGGATGCGGGAGAAAAGGAATGGGAGGGCAAAAGGGGAATagagagaaaagtaaaaattaaaaaggagaaATCGTCGATGTGGGCAATATATAATTGAACTAAAATGTTAGTGTTTGGAAAGggaagaggaaagaaaaggaaaacaatCAGGAAATGGAAAGATCAGGTGATCGAAACGGTCAAGGATTCTGTATATTTGGGTTTCCATTTACAAAAAATGGAAATGTAAAGGAGCACTTACAGGAGAGTGTGAAAAAAGCAAATGTGGCAGTACGGCAAGTATGGGGCATAggggaaagaatttttaaagataatttcAGGAGAAGATGCCTCATGTTCGATTACCTGATAAAAGGAATACTGTAATATGGAGTGGAACTGTTCGGATGGAAAGAAAGAATGGAAATAGAGGCGATACAGATAAAGTACATTAAATGATGCTTAGGTTTAGGTAGATGTACACCATCATATATCATGTACaccgttttacagtaaactgttacccaCTACAATATGTTTGTGTccaaggcgatttcaagtcaaaatgttaacgttattaattaaataattaattaatttctgcatattctagtatataaaaccagttttttaaattgaaaaaccggttttcgaattttacaaatttataataaaaactgGTTTTTAAAAAAACGAC
It encodes the following:
- the LOC143369151 gene encoding uncharacterized protein LOC143369151 isoform X1, whose amino-acid sequence is MTDVKPIGISQNQPQQAQQQQQSQQSQQQQQQQQQQQQQNQQQQMMIATHDIQQQQNVQQQQQQHVQQQSSQQPQVQQQQQAQQQVQSQQVQPQQQQQIQQQVQSQQQMQVQQQVQQQVQQQVQQQQQQQQQQQQQSQQQQSNNGPHNVVPTQVQVQPQVAAIMPQQQGAVAVSMQHPQQGVGGVSMTLSGQQGATTITTMAAHPQAVQVIQQPMQSQAYHLQQLYNTQGTPLLMPGNLALHPAGINPSSIQDALQVITAGKPFQSAAQLTPHMLTTASTQGQGGGHPSAGGTKVQGFPTGYLPVPTSATPGAGQTLVFGQLGVLGSPQPPPSLQQQQQQQSANKQDQVQKYTTCTAATPSGGRGGMQFAPWQFTPQVAWTGIQPPALLTNQIFIRGPAQQDMYIQSPQPLQAHNAYSCSCIALATQQQIQGVQQIAAAGGKPKVMDIQQQQQQQGKQSTGGQRPLSILPSSLQAVQAANIRAASSVSTQTVHGVQATVHVQSGKGSGNSGKGRGKPLQSPQQQQQQPQQTMQQQHQQVFIQQKQHTQQQHQMQQQYQQSQVQPSQQQIQPKPMMTNMTLQQQQQQGVVLSGERPIMPVVSVGGVGVGVGVATTSQMSQVQQSQMSAVQQLPLQAINSAILGSQIVSGTSQVQTMSMVNQLTDQSTHDNNNSTIMITSPDRNHQAECSLVLPSTTNAPLLIEETSKLILKKEETMPLTIEEIIVPQPEAMGQYGDQCKVSMKDEENAAAKPEEKSCNNPLAGLANTINSITNGISSEEPTTIPITVPLTANSKHVPPKAMVKPQVLTHVIEGFVIQEASEPFAVNRTSLNNAVNQDSSNILNRNNGSEKDNHDEPPRKKHAPNYPSDEDGNNSQNGKCETCGNSMDEQSMKFKKEKRFCSSGCAKSKKREVRDRDGTEKQWTEIETDSKNIDGDLMKKNGEEKSLSTTTTTSSVDESLPKVNPVKWTVGEVCDFIRGLPGCADYAEDFAIQEIDGQALMLLKEDHLMSAMSIKLGPALKIVARIDSMRVESLSNSNPTSNNS
- the LOC143369151 gene encoding uncharacterized protein LOC143369151 isoform X15; its protein translation is MTDVKPIGISQNQPQQAQQQQQSQQSQQQQQQQQQQQQQNQQQQMMIATHDIQQQQNVQQQQQQHVQQQSSQQPQVQQQQQAQQQVQSQQVQPQQQQQIQQQVQSQQQMQVQQQVQQQVQQQVQQQQQQQQQQQQQSQQQQSNNGPHNVVPTQVQVQPQVAAIMPQQQGAVAVSMQHPQQGVGGVSMTLSGQQGATTITTMAAHPQAVQVIQQPMQSQAYHLQQLYNTQGTPLLMPGNLALHPAGINPSSIQDALQVITAGKPFQSAAQLTPHMLTTASTQGQGGGHPSAGGTKVQGFPTGYLPVPTSATPGAGQTLVFGQLGVLGSPQPPPSLQQQQQQQSANKQDQVQKYTTCTAATPSGGRGGMQFAPWQFTPQVAWTGIQPPALLTNQIFIRGPAQQDMYIQSPQPLQAHNAYSCSCIALATQQQIQGVQQIAAAGGKPKVMDIQQQQQQQGKQSTGGQRPLSILPSSLQAVQAANIRAASSVSTQTVHGVQATVHVQSGKGSGNSGKGRGKPLQSPQQQQQQPQQTMQQQHQQVFIQQKQHTQQQHQMQQQYQQSQVQPSQQQIQPKPMMTNMTLQQQQQQGVVLSGERPIMPVVSVGGVGVGVGVATTSQMSQVQQSQMSAVQQLPLQAINSAILGSQIVSGTSQVQTMSMVNQLTDQSTHDNNNSTIMITSPDRNHQAECSLVLPSTTNAPLLIEETSKLILKKEETMPLTIEEIIVPQPEAMGQYGDQCKVSMKDEENAAAKPEEKSCNNPLAGLANTINSITNGISSEEPTTIPITVPLTANSKHVPPKAMVKPQVLTHVIEGFVIQEVNQDSSNILNRNNGSEKDNHDEPPRKKHAPNYPSDEDGNNSQNGKCETCGNSMDEQSMKFKKEKRFCSSGCAKSKKREVRDRDGTEKQWTEIETDSKNIDGDLMKKNGEEKSLSTTTTTSSVDESLPKVNPVKWTVGEVCDFIRGLPGCADYAEDFAIQEIDGQALMLLKEDHLMSAMSIKLGPALKIVARIDSMRVESLSNSNPTSNNS
- the LOC143369151 gene encoding uncharacterized protein LOC143369151 isoform X4, whose translation is MTDVKPIGISQNQPQQAQQQQQSQQSQQQQQQQQQQQQQNQQQQMMIATHDIQQQQNVQQQQQQHVQQQSSQQPQVQQQAQQQVQSQQVQPQQQQQIQQQVQSQQQMQVQQQVQQQVQQQVQQQQQQQQQQQQQSQQQQSNNGPHNVVPTQVQVQPQVAAIMPQQQGAVAVSMQHPQQGVGGVSMTLSGQQGATTITTMAAHPQAVQVIQQPMQSQAYHLQQLYNTQGTPLLMPGNLALHPAGINPSSIQDALQVITAGKPFQSAAQLTPHMLTTASTQGQGGGHPSAGGTKVQGFPTGYLPVPTSATPGAGQTLVFGQLGVLGSPQPPPSLQQQQQQQSANKQDQVQKYTTCTAATPSGGRGGMQFAPWQFTPQVAWTGIQPPALLTNQIFIRGPAQQDMYIQSPQPLQAHNAYSCSCIALATQQQIQGVQQIAAAGGKPKVMDIQQQQQQQGKQSTGGQRPLSILPSSLQAVQAANIRAASSVSTQTVHGVQATVHVQSGKGSGNSGKGRGKPLQSPQQQQQQPQQTMQQQHQQVFIQQKQHTQQQHQMQQQYQQSQVQPSQQQIQPKPMMTNMTLQQQQQQGVVLSGERPIMPVVSVGGVGVGVGVATTSQMSQVQQSQMSAVQQLPLQAINSAILGSQIVSGTSQVQTMSMVNQLTDQSTHDNNNSTIMITSPDRNHQAECSLVLPSTTNAPLLIEETSKLILKKEETMPLTIEEIIVPQPEAMGQYGDQCKVSMKDEENAAAKPEEKSCNNPLAGLANTINSITNGISSEEPTTIPITVPLTANSKHVPPKAMVKPQVLTHVIEGFVIQEASEPFAVNRTSLNNAVNQDSSNILNRNNGSEKDNHDEPPRKKHAPNYPSDEDGNNSQNGKCETCGNSMDEQSMKFKKEKRFCSSGCAKSKKREVRDRDGTEKQWTEIETDSKNIDGDLMKKNGEEKSLSTTTTTSSVDESLPKVNPVKWTVGEVCDFIRGLPGCADYAEDFAIQEIDGQALMLLKEDHLMSAMSIKLGPALKIVARIDSMRVESLSNSNPTSNNS
- the LOC143369151 gene encoding uncharacterized protein LOC143369151 isoform X8; protein product: MTDVKPIGISQNQPQQAQQQQQSQQSQQQQQQQQQQQQQNQQQQMMIATHDIQQQQNVQQQQQQHVQQQSSQQPQQAQQQVQSQQVQPQQQQQIQQQVQSQQQMQVQQQVQQQVQQQVQQQQQQQQQQQQQSQQQQSNNGPHNVVPTQVQVQPQVAAIMPQQQGAVAVSMQHPQQGVGGVSMTLSGQQGATTITTMAAHPQAVQVIQQPMQSQAYHLQQLYNTQGTPLLMPGNLALHPAGINPSSIQDALQVITAGKPFQSAAQLTPHMLTTASTQGQGGGHPSAGGTKVQGFPTGYLPVPTSATPGAGQTLVFGQLGVLGSPQPPPSLQQQQQQQSANKQDQVQKYTTCTAATPSGGRGGMQFAPWQFTPQVAWTGIQPPALLTNQIFIRGPAQQDMYIQSPQPLQAHNAYSCSCIALATQQQIQGVQQIAAAGGKPKVMDIQQQQQQQGKQSTGGQRPLSILPSSLQAVQAANIRAASSVSTQTVHGVQATVHVQSGKGSGNSGKGRGKPLQSPQQQQQQPQQTMQQQHQQVFIQQKQHTQQQHQMQQQYQQSQVQPSQQQIQPKPMMTNMTLQQQQQQGVVLSGERPIMPVVSVGGVGVGVGVATTSQMSQVQQSQMSAVQQLPLQAINSAILGSQIVSGTSQVQTMSMVNQLTDQSTHDNNNSTIMITSPDRNHQAECSLVLPSTTNAPLLIEETSKLILKKEETMPLTIEEIIVPQPEAMGQYGDQCKVSMKDEENAAAKPEEKSCNNPLAGLANTINSITNGISSEEPTTIPITVPLTANSKHVPPKAMVKPQVLTHVIEGFVIQEASEPFAVNRTSLNNAVNQDSSNILNRNNGSEKDNHDEPPRKKHAPNYPSDEDGNNSQNGKCETCGNSMDEQSMKFKKEKRFCSSGCAKSKKREVRDRDGTEKQWTEIETDSKNIDGDLMKKNGEEKSLSTTTTTSSVDESLPKVNPVKWTVGEVCDFIRGLPGCADYAEDFAIQEIDGQALMLLKEDHLMSAMSIKLGPALKIVARIDSMRVESLSNSNPTSNNS
- the LOC143369151 gene encoding uncharacterized protein LOC143369151 isoform X7 — translated: MTDVKPIGISQNQPQQAQQQQQSQQSQQQQQQQQQQQQQNQQQQMMIATHDIQQQQNVQQQQQQHVQQQSSQQPQQQAQQQVQSQQVQPQQQQQIQQQVQSQQQMQVQQQVQQQVQQQVQQQQQQQQQQQQQSQQQQSNNGPHNVVPTQVQVQPQVAAIMPQQQGAVAVSMQHPQQGVGGVSMTLSGQQGATTITTMAAHPQAVQVIQQPMQSQAYHLQQLYNTQGTPLLMPGNLALHPAGINPSSIQDALQVITAGKPFQSAAQLTPHMLTTASTQGQGGGHPSAGGTKVQGFPTGYLPVPTSATPGAGQTLVFGQLGVLGSPQPPPSLQQQQQQQSANKQDQVQKYTTCTAATPSGGRGGMQFAPWQFTPQVAWTGIQPPALLTNQIFIRGPAQQDMYIQSPQPLQAHNAYSCSCIALATQQQIQGVQQIAAAGGKPKVMDIQQQQQQQGKQSTGGQRPLSILPSSLQAVQAANIRAASSVSTQTVHGVQATVHVQSGKGSGNSGKGRGKPLQSPQQQQQQPQQTMQQQHQQVFIQQKQHTQQQHQMQQQYQQSQVQPSQQQIQPKPMMTNMTLQQQQQQGVVLSGERPIMPVVSVGGVGVGVGVATTSQMSQVQQSQMSAVQQLPLQAINSAILGSQIVSGTSQVQTMSMVNQLTDQSTHDNNNSTIMITSPDRNHQAECSLVLPSTTNAPLLIEETSKLILKKEETMPLTIEEIIVPQPEAMGQYGDQCKVSMKDEENAAAKPEEKSCNNPLAGLANTINSITNGISSEEPTTIPITVPLTANSKHVPPKAMVKPQVLTHVIEGFVIQEASEPFAVNRTSLNNAVNQDSSNILNRNNGSEKDNHDEPPRKKHAPNYPSDEDGNNSQNGKCETCGNSMDEQSMKFKKEKRFCSSGCAKSKKREVRDRDGTEKQWTEIETDSKNIDGDLMKKNGEEKSLSTTTTTSSVDESLPKVNPVKWTVGEVCDFIRGLPGCADYAEDFAIQEIDGQALMLLKEDHLMSAMSIKLGPALKIVARIDSMRVESLSNSNPTSNNS
- the LOC143369151 gene encoding uncharacterized protein LOC143369151 isoform X2 — protein: MTDVKPIGISQNQPQQAQQQQQSQQSQQQQQQQQQQQQQNQQQQMMIATHDIQQQQNVQQQQQQHVQQQSSQQPQVQQQQAQQQVQSQQVQPQQQQQIQQQVQSQQQMQVQQQVQQQVQQQVQQQQQQQQQQQQQSQQQQSNNGPHNVVPTQVQVQPQVAAIMPQQQGAVAVSMQHPQQGVGGVSMTLSGQQGATTITTMAAHPQAVQVIQQPMQSQAYHLQQLYNTQGTPLLMPGNLALHPAGINPSSIQDALQVITAGKPFQSAAQLTPHMLTTASTQGQGGGHPSAGGTKVQGFPTGYLPVPTSATPGAGQTLVFGQLGVLGSPQPPPSLQQQQQQQSANKQDQVQKYTTCTAATPSGGRGGMQFAPWQFTPQVAWTGIQPPALLTNQIFIRGPAQQDMYIQSPQPLQAHNAYSCSCIALATQQQIQGVQQIAAAGGKPKVMDIQQQQQQQGKQSTGGQRPLSILPSSLQAVQAANIRAASSVSTQTVHGVQATVHVQSGKGSGNSGKGRGKPLQSPQQQQQQPQQTMQQQHQQVFIQQKQHTQQQHQMQQQYQQSQVQPSQQQIQPKPMMTNMTLQQQQQQGVVLSGERPIMPVVSVGGVGVGVGVATTSQMSQVQQSQMSAVQQLPLQAINSAILGSQIVSGTSQVQTMSMVNQLTDQSTHDNNNSTIMITSPDRNHQAECSLVLPSTTNAPLLIEETSKLILKKEETMPLTIEEIIVPQPEAMGQYGDQCKVSMKDEENAAAKPEEKSCNNPLAGLANTINSITNGISSEEPTTIPITVPLTANSKHVPPKAMVKPQVLTHVIEGFVIQEASEPFAVNRTSLNNAVNQDSSNILNRNNGSEKDNHDEPPRKKHAPNYPSDEDGNNSQNGKCETCGNSMDEQSMKFKKEKRFCSSGCAKSKKREVRDRDGTEKQWTEIETDSKNIDGDLMKKNGEEKSLSTTTTTSSVDESLPKVNPVKWTVGEVCDFIRGLPGCADYAEDFAIQEIDGQALMLLKEDHLMSAMSIKLGPALKIVARIDSMRVESLSNSNPTSNNS
- the LOC143369151 gene encoding uncharacterized protein LOC143369151 isoform X9, with protein sequence MTDVKPIGISQNQPQQAQQQQQSQQSQQQQQQQQQQQQQNQQQQMMIATHDIQQQQNVQQQQQQHVQQQSSQQPQVQQQQQAQQQVQSQQVQPQQQQQIQQQVQSQQQMQVQQQVQQQVQQQVQQQQQQQQQQQQQSQQQQSNNGPHNVVPTQVQVQPQVAAIMPQQQGAVAVSMQHPQQGVGGVSMTLSGQQGATTITTMAAHPQAVQVIQQPMQSQAYHLQQLYNTQGTPLLMPGNLALHPAGINPSSIQDALQVITAGKPFQSAAQLTPHMLTTASTQGQGGGHPSAGGTKVQGFPTGYLPVPTSATPGAGQTLVFGQLGVLGSPQPPPSLQQQQQQQSANKQDQVQKYTTCTAATPSGGRGGMQFAPWQFTPQVAWTGIQPPALLTNQIFIRGPAQQDMYIQSPQPLQAHNALATQQQIQGVQQIAAAGGKPKVMDIQQQQQQQGKQSTGGQRPLSILPSSLQAVQAANIRAASSVSTQTVHGVQATVHVQSGKGSGNSGKGRGKPLQSPQQQQQQPQQTMQQQHQQVFIQQKQHTQQQHQMQQQYQQSQVQPSQQQIQPKPMMTNMTLQQQQQQGVVLSGERPIMPVVSVGGVGVGVGVATTSQMSQVQQSQMSAVQQLPLQAINSAILGSQIVSGTSQVQTMSMVNQLTDQSTHDNNNSTIMITSPDRNHQAECSLVLPSTTNAPLLIEETSKLILKKEETMPLTIEEIIVPQPEAMGQYGDQCKVSMKDEENAAAKPEEKSCNNPLAGLANTINSITNGISSEEPTTIPITVPLTANSKHVPPKAMVKPQVLTHVIEGFVIQEASEPFAVNRTSLNNAVNQDSSNILNRNNGSEKDNHDEPPRKKHAPNYPSDEDGNNSQNGKCETCGNSMDEQSMKFKKEKRFCSSGCAKSKKREVRDRDGTEKQWTEIETDSKNIDGDLMKKNGEEKSLSTTTTTSSVDESLPKVNPVKWTVGEVCDFIRGLPGCADYAEDFAIQEIDGQALMLLKEDHLMSAMSIKLGPALKIVARIDSMRVESLSNSNPTSNNS
- the LOC143369151 gene encoding uncharacterized protein LOC143369151 isoform X6; the protein is MTDVKPIGISQNQPQQAQQQQQSQQSQQQQQQQQQQQQQNQQQQMMIATHDIQQQQNVQQQQQQHVQQQSSQQPQVQQQQQAQQQVQSQQVQPQQQQQIQQQVQSQQQMQVQQQVQQQVQQQVQQQQQQQQQQQQQSQQQQSNNGPHNVVPTQVQVQPQVAAIMPQQQGAVAVSMQHPQQGVGGVSMTLSGQQGATTITTMAAHPQAVQVIQQPMQSQAYHLQQLYNTQGTPLLMPGNLALHPAGINPSSIQDALQVITAGKPFQSAAQLTPHMLTTASTQGQGGGHPSAGGTKVQGFPTGYLPVPTSATPGAGQTLVFGQLGVLGSPQPPPSLQQQQQQQSANKQDQVQKYTTCTAATPSGGRGGMQFAPWQFTPQVAWTGIQPPALLTNQIFIRGPAQQDMYIQSPQPLQAHNAYSCSCIALATQQQIQGVQQIAAAGGKPKVMDIQQQQQQQGKQSTGGQRPLSILPSSLQAVQAANIRAASSVSTQTVHGVQATSGKGSGNSGKGRGKPLQSPQQQQQQPQQTMQQQHQQVFIQQKQHTQQQHQMQQQYQQSQVQPSQQQIQPKPMMTNMTLQQQQQQGVVLSGERPIMPVVSVGGVGVGVGVATTSQMSQVQQSQMSAVQQLPLQAINSAILGSQIVSGTSQVQTMSMVNQLTDQSTHDNNNSTIMITSPDRNHQAECSLVLPSTTNAPLLIEETSKLILKKEETMPLTIEEIIVPQPEAMGQYGDQCKVSMKDEENAAAKPEEKSCNNPLAGLANTINSITNGISSEEPTTIPITVPLTANSKHVPPKAMVKPQVLTHVIEGFVIQEASEPFAVNRTSLNNAVNQDSSNILNRNNGSEKDNHDEPPRKKHAPNYPSDEDGNNSQNGKCETCGNSMDEQSMKFKKEKRFCSSGCAKSKKREVRDRDGTEKQWTEIETDSKNIDGDLMKKNGEEKSLSTTTTTSSVDESLPKVNPVKWTVGEVCDFIRGLPGCADYAEDFAIQEIDGQALMLLKEDHLMSAMSIKLGPALKIVARIDSMRVESLSNSNPTSNNS
- the LOC143369151 gene encoding uncharacterized protein LOC143369151 isoform X5, producing MTDVKPIGISQNQPQQAQQQQQSQQSQQQQQQQQQQQQQNQQQQMMIATHDIQQQQNVQQQQQQHVQQQSSQQPQVQQQQQAQQQVQSQQVQPQQQQQIQQQVQSQQQMQVQQQVQQQVQQQVQQQQQQQQQQQQQSQQQQSNNGPHNVVPTQVQVQPQVAAIMPQQQGAVAVSMQHPQQGVGGVSMTLSGQQGATTITTMAAHPQAVQVIQQPMQSQAYHLQQLYNTQGTPLLMPGNLALHPAGINPSSIQVITAGKPFQSAAQLTPHMLTTASTQGQGGGHPSAGGTKVQGFPTGYLPVPTSATPGAGQTLVFGQLGVLGSPQPPPSLQQQQQQQSANKQDQVQKYTTCTAATPSGGRGGMQFAPWQFTPQVAWTGIQPPALLTNQIFIRGPAQQDMYIQSPQPLQAHNAYSCSCIALATQQQIQGVQQIAAAGGKPKVMDIQQQQQQQGKQSTGGQRPLSILPSSLQAVQAANIRAASSVSTQTVHGVQATVHVQSGKGSGNSGKGRGKPLQSPQQQQQQPQQTMQQQHQQVFIQQKQHTQQQHQMQQQYQQSQVQPSQQQIQPKPMMTNMTLQQQQQQGVVLSGERPIMPVVSVGGVGVGVGVATTSQMSQVQQSQMSAVQQLPLQAINSAILGSQIVSGTSQVQTMSMVNQLTDQSTHDNNNSTIMITSPDRNHQAECSLVLPSTTNAPLLIEETSKLILKKEETMPLTIEEIIVPQPEAMGQYGDQCKVSMKDEENAAAKPEEKSCNNPLAGLANTINSITNGISSEEPTTIPITVPLTANSKHVPPKAMVKPQVLTHVIEGFVIQEASEPFAVNRTSLNNAVNQDSSNILNRNNGSEKDNHDEPPRKKHAPNYPSDEDGNNSQNGKCETCGNSMDEQSMKFKKEKRFCSSGCAKSKKREVRDRDGTEKQWTEIETDSKNIDGDLMKKNGEEKSLSTTTTTSSVDESLPKVNPVKWTVGEVCDFIRGLPGCADYAEDFAIQEIDGQALMLLKEDHLMSAMSIKLGPALKIVARIDSMRVESLSNSNPTSNNS
- the LOC143369151 gene encoding uncharacterized protein LOC143369151 isoform X11; the protein is MTDVKPIGISQNQPQQAQQQQQSQQSQQQQQQQQQQQQQNQQQQMMIATHDIQQQQNVQQQQQQHVQQQSSQQPQVQQQQQAQQQVQSQQVQPQQQQQIQQQVQSQQQMQVQQQVQQQVQQQVQQQQQQQQQQQQQSQQQQSNNGPHNVVPTQVQVQPQVAAIMPQQQGAVAVSMQHPQQGVGGVSMTLSGQQGATTITTMAAHPQAVQVIQQPMQSQAYHLQQLYNTQGTPLLMPGNLALHPAGINPSSIQPFQSAAQLTPHMLTTASTQGQGGGHPSAGGTKVQGFPTGYLPVPTSATPGAGQTLVFGQLGVLGSPQPPPSLQQQQQQQSANKQDQVQKYTTCTAATPSGGRGGMQFAPWQFTPQVAWTGIQPPALLTNQIFIRGPAQQDMYIQSPQPLQAHNAYSCSCIALATQQQIQGVQQIAAAGGKPKVMDIQQQQQQQGKQSTGGQRPLSILPSSLQAVQAANIRAASSVSTQTVHGVQATVHVQSGKGSGNSGKGRGKPLQSPQQQQQQPQQTMQQQHQQVFIQQKQHTQQQHQMQQQYQQSQVQPSQQQIQPKPMMTNMTLQQQQQQGVVLSGERPIMPVVSVGGVGVGVGVATTSQMSQVQQSQMSAVQQLPLQAINSAILGSQIVSGTSQVQTMSMVNQLTDQSTHDNNNSTIMITSPDRNHQAECSLVLPSTTNAPLLIEETSKLILKKEETMPLTIEEIIVPQPEAMGQYGDQCKVSMKDEENAAAKPEEKSCNNPLAGLANTINSITNGISSEEPTTIPITVPLTANSKHVPPKAMVKPQVLTHVIEGFVIQEASEPFAVNRTSLNNAVNQDSSNILNRNNGSEKDNHDEPPRKKHAPNYPSDEDGNNSQNGKCETCGNSMDEQSMKFKKEKRFCSSGCAKSKKREVRDRDGTEKQWTEIETDSKNIDGDLMKKNGEEKSLSTTTTTSSVDESLPKVNPVKWTVGEVCDFIRGLPGCADYAEDFAIQEIDGQALMLLKEDHLMSAMSIKLGPALKIVARIDSMRVESLSNSNPTSNNS